A DNA window from Kitasatospora atroaurantiaca contains the following coding sequences:
- a CDS encoding FKBP-type peptidyl-prolyl cis-trans isomerase, whose product MRRIAGWLVVLPMLLLAACSSGSSTGSGATPSASASALTVPSPVASASPMPTVSGDFGSKATITIPAGQPSGQFVVSTVSDGDGAAVAKNDWVTVNYTAKDWMTGKDISSSYDSGGKPQLYQAGSGQLVPAFDQSVIGKKVGSRLLVVAPPAAAFGAQGNATLGVNAGDTVVFVLDIMEDVPQDSTIAGAITQPPATSPQVKDNGKAAPTITIPAGQAPPTELQTFVLVKGDGKQVQSGQTLVVQYTGVLWSNGQQFDSSWSHGGAQALQVGTGSLIKGWDQGLVGQTVGSRVMLVVPPSLGYGDKAQSAVPANSTLVFVIDILEAV is encoded by the coding sequence ATGCGTCGTATCGCCGGATGGCTGGTAGTGCTGCCCATGCTCCTGCTCGCCGCGTGCAGCAGTGGCTCGTCCACCGGCTCGGGGGCCACTCCGAGCGCCTCGGCCTCGGCCCTCACCGTGCCCAGCCCGGTGGCCTCGGCCTCGCCGATGCCGACGGTCTCGGGCGACTTCGGCAGCAAGGCCACCATCACGATCCCGGCCGGCCAGCCGAGCGGCCAGTTCGTGGTGAGCACGGTGAGCGACGGGGACGGCGCGGCGGTGGCCAAGAACGACTGGGTGACGGTCAACTACACCGCGAAGGACTGGATGACCGGCAAGGACATCTCCAGCTCGTACGACTCCGGCGGGAAGCCGCAGCTGTACCAGGCGGGCAGCGGCCAGCTGGTGCCGGCCTTCGACCAGAGCGTGATCGGCAAGAAGGTCGGCAGCCGCCTGCTGGTGGTCGCCCCGCCGGCGGCGGCCTTCGGCGCCCAGGGCAACGCGACGCTCGGGGTGAACGCCGGGGACACGGTGGTGTTCGTGCTGGACATCATGGAGGACGTGCCGCAGGACTCCACGATCGCCGGAGCCATCACCCAGCCGCCGGCCACCTCGCCGCAGGTGAAGGACAACGGGAAGGCCGCGCCGACGATCACCATTCCGGCCGGGCAGGCGCCGCCGACCGAGCTGCAGACGTTCGTCCTGGTCAAGGGCGACGGCAAGCAGGTCCAGTCGGGCCAGACGCTGGTGGTGCAGTACACGGGCGTGCTGTGGAGCAACGGCCAGCAGTTCGACTCCTCGTGGAGCCACGGCGGCGCCCAGGCCCTGCAGGTGGGCACGGGCAGCCTGATCAAGGGCTGGGACCAGGGGCTGGTCGGCCAGACGGTGGGCAGCCGGGTGATGCTCGTGGTGCCGCCGTCGCTCGGGTACGGGGACAAGGCGCAGTCGGCGGTGCCGGCCAACTCGACGCTGGTCTTCGTGATCGACATTCTTGAGGCCGTGTAG
- a CDS encoding NAD(P)/FAD-dependent oxidoreductase, whose product MLKRSSHDVVVIGAGVVGAACAYYAALAGLAVAVVDRGPVAGGTTGAGEGNLLVSDKEPGPELELALFSTRLWREIAEELGERIEYEPKGGLVVASGEAGMDALRTFAVSQRTAGVQAEEVPGGRLHELEPHLAPGLAGGFHYPQDAQVQPALAAAHLLSAARRAGAVLHLGETVTGIRTRPDGAVLGVTTDRGSLDAPAVVNAAGTWGGEVAALAGVDLPVLPRRGFVLVTEPLPRIVRHKVYAADYVADVASGSAALQTSAVVEGTPAGPVLIGASRERVGFDRTLSVEVLHRLAAQAAALFPVLADVAVQRAYRGFRPYLPDHLPAIGADPRVPGLHHACGHEGAGIGLAPATGLLISRQLTQKQPELDLTPFRADRFAAFTAS is encoded by the coding sequence GTGCTCAAGAGATCCTCCCACGATGTCGTGGTGATCGGCGCCGGAGTCGTCGGTGCCGCCTGCGCCTACTACGCCGCGCTGGCCGGACTGGCCGTCGCGGTGGTCGACCGCGGCCCGGTCGCGGGCGGCACCACCGGTGCCGGTGAGGGAAACCTGCTGGTCTCCGACAAGGAGCCGGGCCCCGAGCTCGAACTCGCCCTGTTCTCCACCCGCCTGTGGCGGGAGATCGCCGAGGAGCTCGGCGAGCGGATCGAGTACGAGCCGAAGGGCGGCCTGGTCGTCGCCTCCGGCGAGGCCGGGATGGACGCCCTCCGCACGTTCGCCGTCTCGCAGCGCACGGCCGGGGTACAGGCCGAGGAGGTCCCGGGCGGGAGGCTGCACGAGCTGGAGCCGCACCTGGCACCCGGGCTCGCGGGCGGGTTCCACTACCCGCAGGACGCCCAGGTCCAGCCCGCCCTGGCCGCCGCCCACCTGCTGAGCGCAGCGCGTCGGGCGGGCGCCGTCCTGCACCTCGGCGAGACCGTGACCGGCATCCGAACCCGCCCCGACGGCGCCGTCCTCGGCGTCACCACCGACCGGGGCAGCCTGGACGCCCCGGCCGTGGTGAACGCCGCCGGCACCTGGGGCGGCGAGGTCGCCGCGCTGGCCGGCGTCGACCTGCCCGTCCTGCCGAGGCGCGGCTTCGTGCTGGTCACCGAGCCGCTGCCGCGCATCGTCCGCCACAAGGTGTACGCCGCCGACTACGTGGCGGACGTCGCGAGCGGCTCGGCCGCCCTGCAGACCTCCGCCGTGGTCGAGGGAACGCCCGCCGGGCCGGTGCTGATCGGCGCCAGCCGGGAGCGGGTCGGTTTCGACCGCACCCTCTCGGTCGAGGTGCTGCACCGCCTCGCCGCCCAGGCGGCGGCGCTCTTCCCGGTGCTCGCCGACGTCGCCGTGCAGCGCGCCTACCGCGGCTTCCGCCCCTACCTGCCGGACCACCTGCCCGCGATCGGCGCCGACCCGAGGGTCCCCGGTCTGCACCACGCCTGCGGCCACGAGGGGGCCGGCATAGGCCTCGCCCCGGCGACCGGCCTGCTGATCAGCCGCCAGCTGACGCAGAAGCAGCCGGAGCTGGACCTCACGCCCTTCCGTGCCGACCGCTTCGCCGCGTTCACCGCGTCATGA
- a CDS encoding helix-turn-helix transcriptional regulator, giving the protein MLSLVTYLRERPGAEVAEVARAFGITERELINDLNVLPMCGTSFRGGDLLDIDTDGERIWWHNVDDVAQPLRLAADEATALLVAARAVAGLPGLRERDRQALTRAVAKIEDAAGESAESSARVGVTFEAEGQVFADIDRALSEGKLIWLRYYSHGRGGMTEREVDPIRLVTEGHTYLEGWCRVSEDRRVFRLDRVAEIKVLDEPANPPRLEPRDLSAGLVSPAADDPEVVVEVGPGGRWVAEYYTHDSAEELPDGGLRITLRSADPAGLRPLALRLGRDGRIVAPAELAEQARAAAAAALEGYRDGQA; this is encoded by the coding sequence ATGCTCTCCCTGGTCACCTACCTGCGGGAGCGCCCCGGCGCGGAGGTGGCCGAGGTGGCCCGCGCGTTCGGGATCACCGAGCGTGAGCTGATCAACGACCTCAATGTGCTGCCGATGTGCGGCACCAGCTTCCGCGGCGGCGACCTGCTGGACATCGACACCGACGGCGAGCGGATCTGGTGGCACAACGTCGACGACGTGGCCCAGCCGCTGCGCCTGGCCGCCGACGAGGCGACCGCGCTGCTGGTCGCCGCCCGTGCCGTGGCCGGCCTGCCCGGGCTGCGTGAGCGGGACCGGCAGGCGCTCACCCGCGCCGTCGCCAAGATCGAGGACGCGGCCGGCGAGAGCGCCGAGAGCAGCGCCCGGGTCGGCGTGACCTTCGAGGCCGAGGGCCAGGTCTTCGCCGACATAGACCGCGCGCTGAGCGAGGGCAAGCTCATCTGGCTGCGCTACTACTCGCACGGTCGCGGCGGTATGACCGAGCGCGAGGTCGACCCGATCCGCCTGGTGACCGAGGGCCACACCTACCTCGAGGGCTGGTGCCGGGTCTCCGAGGACCGGCGGGTCTTCCGGCTCGACCGGGTCGCCGAGATCAAGGTGCTGGACGAGCCCGCGAACCCGCCCCGGCTGGAACCGCGGGACCTGTCCGCCGGCCTGGTCAGCCCGGCCGCCGACGACCCCGAGGTGGTCGTCGAGGTCGGCCCCGGCGGGCGCTGGGTGGCCGAGTACTACACCCATGACTCGGCGGAGGAACTGCCCGACGGCGGCCTGCGGATCACTCTGCGCAGCGCCGACCCGGCCGGGCTCCGTCCGCTGGCGCTGCGCCTGGGCCGGGACGGGCGGATCGTCGCGCCCGCCGAGCTGGCCGAGCAGGCCAGGGCCGCCGCGGCGGCCGCGCTCGAGGGTTACCGGGACGGGCAGGCCTGA
- a CDS encoding helix-turn-helix transcriptional regulator produces MAIAKAERLMNLALCLMNTRRPLSKKELRESVEAYREAWQQGSEEAFNRMFERDKDDLRELGLVIDVDENALDGEIGYLARRDRNRLPEIALDAEEAAALTLAARVWQQAKMSGAASGALQKLRAAGVPFTEDAEHTALQPRIPAREAAFEPLLVAARDRRPVSFEYRKAGAAATEQRSVEPWALECWRGHWYLAGWDRDRKDARVFRLSRITGKVRSRVGEFTGTVPEHVDVRAVVAAFAGEGATATATVRLRRGAGFPLRTKALSTRRIDETWDELEIPYGNGLGADLAEFGPDLVVLGPDDLRADVIDRLRAVAGLAVEGEL; encoded by the coding sequence ATGGCGATCGCCAAGGCAGAGCGGCTGATGAACCTCGCCCTGTGCCTGATGAACACCAGACGTCCGCTCTCCAAGAAGGAGCTGCGGGAGTCCGTCGAGGCCTACCGCGAAGCCTGGCAGCAGGGCAGCGAGGAAGCCTTCAACCGGATGTTCGAGCGCGACAAGGACGACCTGCGCGAGCTCGGCCTGGTCATCGACGTCGACGAGAACGCCCTGGACGGCGAGATCGGCTACCTCGCCCGCCGCGACCGCAACCGGCTGCCCGAGATCGCCCTGGACGCCGAGGAGGCGGCGGCGCTCACGCTGGCCGCCCGGGTCTGGCAGCAGGCCAAGATGTCCGGCGCCGCCAGCGGTGCCCTGCAGAAGCTGCGCGCGGCCGGCGTCCCGTTCACCGAGGACGCCGAGCACACCGCGCTCCAGCCGCGCATCCCGGCCCGCGAGGCCGCCTTCGAACCGCTGCTGGTCGCCGCCCGCGACCGACGGCCCGTCAGTTTCGAGTACCGCAAGGCCGGCGCGGCCGCCACCGAGCAGCGCTCGGTCGAGCCCTGGGCGCTGGAGTGCTGGCGCGGCCACTGGTACCTGGCCGGCTGGGACCGCGACCGCAAGGACGCCCGGGTGTTCCGGCTGAGCCGGATCACCGGCAAGGTCCGCTCCCGCGTGGGCGAGTTCACCGGCACCGTCCCCGAGCACGTGGACGTCCGCGCCGTGGTCGCCGCCTTCGCGGGCGAGGGGGCCACGGCGACCGCGACCGTACGGCTGCGCCGGGGCGCCGGGTTCCCGCTGCGCACCAAGGCCCTGAGCACCCGTCGGATCGACGAGACGTGGGACGAGCTCGAGATCCCGTACGGCAACGGCCTCGGCGCCGACCTCGCCGAGTTCGGACCCGACCTGGTCGTCCTCGGCCCGGACGACCTGCGGGCGGACGTCATCGACCGGCTGCGCGCGGTGGCCGGCCTCGCTGTGGAGGGGGAGCTGTGA
- a CDS encoding FKBP-type peptidyl-prolyl cis-trans isomerase, translating to MSEKTSSPGEAGTANGSTAGDPAASRPGGPLPGDGESIIVPPSILKQQAGWGPAPAQPIADGAKDEAPQVFASTVRKKDISEAGYDENPPGAGKLGVILGTVLALLLVGSGVTLWAVNRPDSGKAKTADAAPTSAAPTADAVPPIKDSAKVLPTVTGEFGKKAAIELPKEAPDGSFVVKQLSEGSGPKVDKGNWVTVDFTAKDWATGKEIAGSFESGKPQLFQAGSGKLIPALDGVVAGHKAGSRLLVVAPPAAAFGAQGNTGMGVGPTDNLVFVIDIKQATAPDATLGGDMTEPAAGMPKVKDNGKKAADITPVPGVEAPTELKSSVLIQGKGRKIESGEKVVVQYTGVLYKDGKKFDSSLDRGQAFSFVTGGGGVIEGWDKAVTGQTVGSRIEVVIPPALGYKDQASGPIPANSTLVFVIDILDAGVGAADS from the coding sequence ATGTCTGAGAAAACGTCGAGCCCGGGCGAGGCCGGCACCGCGAACGGCAGCACTGCTGGTGACCCGGCCGCCTCGCGGCCCGGCGGCCCGCTGCCGGGCGACGGTGAGTCGATCATCGTGCCGCCGTCGATCCTGAAGCAGCAGGCGGGCTGGGGTCCGGCCCCGGCTCAGCCGATCGCGGACGGGGCGAAGGACGAGGCGCCGCAGGTCTTCGCGTCGACCGTCCGCAAGAAGGACATCTCCGAGGCGGGGTACGACGAGAACCCGCCCGGTGCGGGCAAGCTCGGTGTGATCCTCGGCACGGTGCTGGCCCTGCTGCTGGTCGGCAGCGGCGTCACCCTGTGGGCGGTGAACCGCCCGGACTCCGGCAAGGCCAAGACGGCGGACGCGGCGCCGACCTCGGCCGCGCCGACGGCGGACGCGGTGCCGCCGATCAAGGACAGCGCCAAGGTGCTGCCGACGGTCACCGGCGAGTTCGGCAAGAAGGCCGCCATCGAGCTGCCGAAGGAGGCGCCCGACGGCTCCTTCGTGGTGAAGCAGCTCTCCGAGGGCAGCGGGCCGAAGGTCGACAAGGGCAACTGGGTCACCGTCGACTTCACCGCGAAGGACTGGGCGACCGGCAAGGAGATCGCCGGCTCCTTCGAGAGCGGCAAGCCGCAGCTGTTCCAGGCCGGCTCGGGCAAGCTGATCCCGGCGCTGGACGGCGTCGTGGCCGGGCACAAGGCCGGCAGCCGACTGCTGGTGGTGGCTCCGCCGGCGGCGGCCTTCGGTGCGCAGGGCAACACCGGCATGGGCGTCGGGCCGACCGACAACCTGGTCTTCGTGATCGACATCAAGCAGGCGACCGCGCCGGACGCCACCCTGGGCGGTGACATGACCGAGCCCGCCGCCGGGATGCCGAAGGTGAAGGACAACGGCAAGAAGGCCGCCGACATCACCCCGGTGCCGGGCGTCGAGGCGCCGACCGAGCTGAAGTCCTCGGTGCTGATCCAGGGCAAGGGCCGCAAGATCGAGTCGGGCGAGAAGGTCGTCGTCCAGTACACGGGCGTGCTCTACAAGGACGGCAAGAAGTTCGACTCCTCGCTGGACCGGGGCCAGGCGTTCAGCTTCGTCACCGGTGGCGGCGGCGTCATCGAGGGCTGGGACAAGGCCGTCACCGGCCAGACCGTCGGCAGCCGGATCGAGGTCGTGATCCCGCCGGCGCTCGGCTACAAGGACCAGGCGTCGGGGCCGATCCCGGCCAATTCGACACTGGTCTTCGTGATCGACATTCTGGATGCGGGTGTCGGCGCGGCCGACAGCTAG
- a CDS encoding FKBP-type peptidyl-prolyl cis-trans isomerase yields MSLTKPEIDFPGGEPPADLQIRDIVVGDGAEAKAGSVVEVHYVGVAFSTGEEFDASWNRGQTFRFPLGGGRVIKGWDEGVQGMRVGGRRELIIPANKAYGNQSPSPLIKAGETLIFVVDLISV; encoded by the coding sequence GTGAGCCTTACGAAGCCGGAGATCGACTTCCCGGGCGGCGAGCCGCCGGCCGACCTGCAGATCCGCGACATCGTCGTCGGTGACGGCGCCGAGGCCAAGGCCGGCTCCGTCGTCGAGGTCCACTACGTGGGCGTGGCGTTCAGCACCGGCGAGGAGTTCGACGCCTCCTGGAACCGCGGCCAGACCTTCCGCTTCCCGCTGGGCGGCGGCCGGGTCATCAAGGGCTGGGACGAGGGCGTCCAGGGGATGCGGGTCGGCGGCCGTCGCGAGCTGATCATCCCGGCCAACAAGGCCTACGGGAACCAGTCGCCGAGCCCGCTGATCAAGGCCGGCGAGACCCTGATCTTCGTCGTGGACCTGATCAGCGTCTGA
- the prcA gene encoding proteasome subunit alpha has protein sequence MSTPFYVSPQQAMADRAEYARKGIARGRSVVVLTYADGIVFVAENTSRALHKVSEIYDKIAFAAVGRYNEFENLRIGGVRYADLRGYSYDRADVTARGLANVYAQTLGTIFSSVGEKPYEVELIVAEVGRTAEDDQIYRLTPDGSVVDEKNSVVVGGNSDSIGNYIGQRHRAGLSLAEALKVAVDGLARDPNGGTPRTLTPEQLEVAVLDRQRFQKRKFKRILGSQLSRLLSGDESAATDDTEEAAAEIAADIDKDPPATAE, from the coding sequence GTGTCCACACCGTTCTACGTCTCGCCTCAGCAGGCCATGGCGGACCGCGCGGAGTACGCCCGCAAGGGCATCGCGCGCGGCCGCAGTGTGGTCGTGCTCACCTATGCCGACGGCATCGTCTTCGTCGCCGAGAACACCTCCCGCGCCCTGCACAAGGTCTCCGAGATCTACGACAAGATCGCCTTCGCGGCGGTCGGCCGCTACAACGAGTTCGAGAACCTGCGGATCGGCGGCGTCCGCTACGCCGACCTGCGCGGGTACTCCTACGACCGGGCCGATGTGACGGCCCGTGGCCTCGCCAACGTCTACGCCCAGACGCTCGGCACGATCTTCTCCTCGGTCGGCGAGAAGCCGTACGAGGTCGAGCTGATCGTGGCCGAGGTCGGCCGGACGGCCGAGGACGACCAGATCTACCGGCTGACGCCGGACGGTTCGGTGGTCGACGAGAAGAACTCGGTCGTGGTCGGCGGGAACTCCGACTCCATCGGCAACTACATCGGTCAGCGCCACCGCGCCGGGCTGAGCCTCGCCGAGGCCCTCAAGGTGGCCGTGGACGGCCTCGCCAGGGACCCGAACGGCGGCACTCCGCGCACCCTGACCCCCGAGCAGCTGGAGGTCGCGGTACTGGACCGCCAGCGCTTCCAGAAGCGCAAGTTCAAGCGTATTCTCGGCAGCCAGCTCAGCCGGCTGCTGAGCGGTGACGAATCCGCCGCCACGGACGACACCGAAGAGGCCGCCGCCGAGATCGCGGCCGACATCGACAAGGATCCGCCGGCCACGGCCGAGTAG
- the tatA gene encoding Sec-independent protein translocase subunit TatA, giving the protein MRFSPTAILVIVVFAILLFGAKRLPDLARSLGQSLRILKSETKAMRQDGPDAPVPPSVEAPRTIKAAPGDPGSRPVTEQQPSQQG; this is encoded by the coding sequence ATGAGGTTCTCGCCGACCGCGATCCTGGTGATCGTGGTCTTCGCCATCCTGCTCTTCGGTGCCAAGCGCCTGCCCGACCTGGCCCGCTCGCTGGGCCAGTCGCTGCGGATCCTGAAGAGCGAGACCAAGGCGATGCGTCAGGACGGCCCGGACGCTCCGGTGCCGCCCTCGGTGGAGGCACCCAGGACGATCAAGGCGGCGCCCGGTGACCCCGGATCCCGCCCGGTGACCGAGCAGCAGCCTTCCCAGCAGGGCTGA
- the pafA gene encoding Pup--protein ligase, producing MDRRIFGLENEYGVTCTFRGQRRLSPDEVARYLFRRVVSWGRSSNVFLRNGARLYLDVGSHPEYATPECDDVTELVTHDKAGERILEGLLVDAERRLHEEGIAGDVYLFKNNTDSAGNSYGCHENYLVARHGEFSRLADVLIPFLVTRQLICGAGKVLQTPRGAVYCVSQRAEHIWEGVSSATTRSRPIINTRDEPHADAERYRRLHVIVGDSNMSETTTLLKVGATDLVLRLIEAGVVMRDLTLENPIRAIREVSHDLTGTHQVRLANGREASALDIQEEYFTKALDFADRKGINTGTVARVLDLWGRTLEAVRTEDLARVSTEIDWIMKYKLIERYREKHQMSMSNPRIAQIDLAYHDIHRRRGLFYLLQNKGQAARVTTDLKTFEAKSVPPQTTRARLRGDFIRRAQEQRRDFTVDWVHLKLNDQAQRTVLCKDPFRSVDERVEKLIAGM from the coding sequence ATGGACCGCCGAATTTTCGGGCTGGAGAACGAGTACGGTGTCACGTGTACGTTCCGGGGACAACGACGTCTGTCTCCGGACGAGGTGGCCAGGTACCTCTTCCGCCGCGTAGTTTCCTGGGGCCGCAGCAGCAATGTCTTCCTGCGCAACGGTGCTCGCCTGTACCTCGACGTCGGCTCGCACCCCGAGTACGCAACTCCGGAGTGCGATGACGTCACCGAGCTGGTGACGCACGACAAGGCGGGCGAACGCATCCTCGAAGGTCTCCTGGTGGACGCCGAGCGGCGGCTGCACGAGGAGGGCATCGCCGGGGACGTCTACCTCTTCAAGAACAACACCGACTCGGCCGGCAACTCCTACGGCTGCCACGAGAACTACCTGGTGGCCCGGCACGGCGAGTTCTCCCGGCTGGCCGACGTCCTGATCCCCTTCCTGGTGACCCGCCAGCTGATCTGCGGCGCCGGCAAGGTGCTGCAGACGCCGCGCGGCGCGGTCTACTGCGTCAGCCAGCGGGCCGAGCACATCTGGGAGGGCGTCAGCTCGGCGACCACCCGCTCCCGTCCGATCATCAACACCCGCGACGAGCCGCACGCCGACGCCGAGCGCTACCGCAGGCTGCACGTGATCGTCGGCGACTCCAACATGTCGGAGACCACCACCCTGCTCAAGGTCGGCGCCACCGACCTGGTGCTGCGCCTGATCGAGGCCGGAGTGGTGATGCGCGACCTCACCCTGGAGAACCCGATCCGGGCGATCCGCGAGGTCAGCCACGACCTCACCGGCACCCACCAGGTCCGGCTCGCCAACGGCCGGGAGGCCAGCGCGCTGGACATCCAGGAGGAGTACTTCACCAAGGCGCTGGACTTCGCCGACCGCAAGGGCATCAACACCGGCACGGTGGCCCGGGTGCTGGACCTCTGGGGCCGCACGCTGGAGGCGGTGCGGACGGAGGACCTCGCCAGGGTCTCCACCGAGATCGACTGGATCATGAAGTACAAGCTCATCGAGCGCTACCGCGAGAAGCACCAGATGAGCATGTCCAACCCGCGGATCGCCCAGATCGACCTCGCGTACCACGACATCCACCGCCGGCGCGGGCTCTTCTACCTGCTGCAGAACAAGGGGCAGGCCGCGCGGGTGACCACGGACCTGAAGACCTTCGAGGCCAAGTCGGTGCCGCCGCAGACCACCCGGGCCCGGCTGCGCGGCGACTTCATCCGCCGCGCGCAGGAGCAGCGCCGCGACTTCACGGTGGACTGGGTGCACCTGAAGCTGAACGACCAGGCGCAGCGCACGGTGCTGTGCAAGGACCCGTTCCGCTCGGTGGACGAGCGGGTGGAGAAGCTCATCGCGGGGATGTAG
- a CDS encoding (2Fe-2S)-binding protein, with product MRRTPAALAGAEPGPAHTIEFDGREIPALPGQTIAAALWAEGILAWRTTRVGGCPRGAFCGIGVCFDCLATVNGRPNQRTCLLPAQPGDTVATQEGHGRADLAV from the coding sequence ATGCGCCGAACCCCCGCCGCCCTGGCCGGCGCCGAGCCCGGACCCGCGCACACCATCGAGTTCGACGGCCGGGAGATCCCCGCCCTGCCGGGTCAGACCATCGCCGCCGCCCTGTGGGCCGAGGGCATCCTGGCCTGGCGGACCACCAGGGTCGGGGGATGCCCGCGCGGCGCGTTCTGCGGGATCGGCGTCTGCTTCGACTGCCTGGCCACCGTCAACGGCCGCCCCAACCAACGCACCTGCCTGCTGCCCGCGCAGCCCGGAGACACCGTCGCCACCCAGGAGGGCCACGGCCGTGCCGACCTCGCCGTCTGA
- the tatC gene encoding twin-arginine translocase subunit TatC yields MALADHLRELRNRLVKSVLAIVLFTIVAAFFHKQLMNFLLAPLPNCSFADAATKEHGTCAVSATIGLLTPFTLTLKVCLTAGVVAAVPVWLYQLWCFVAPGLHRHERRYSLGFLAAGTPLFLAGATFAYLILPTTARMLVSFTPTEVTPIMPAEDYLDIATRMVVVFGLAFEFPLLLVMLNFGGVLSGKRLRGWWRGMVMGITVFAAFATPSADPLSMLALAAPIWALYFLAVGIALLNDRRRARRNPDAGLSDEEASHLDLSIEEVGAAEAVEATPSPIASAPVPAARHEQMDDIT; encoded by the coding sequence ATGGCCCTCGCCGACCACCTCCGTGAGCTGCGGAACCGGTTGGTCAAGTCGGTCCTGGCCATCGTGCTGTTCACGATCGTCGCGGCGTTCTTCCACAAGCAGCTGATGAACTTCCTGCTGGCGCCGCTGCCGAACTGCAGTTTCGCCGACGCGGCGACCAAGGAGCACGGCACCTGTGCGGTGTCGGCGACGATCGGCCTGCTCACCCCGTTCACCCTGACCCTGAAGGTCTGCCTCACGGCCGGTGTGGTCGCGGCCGTGCCGGTCTGGCTCTACCAGCTGTGGTGCTTCGTGGCGCCGGGTCTGCACCGGCACGAGCGCCGGTACTCGCTGGGCTTCCTGGCCGCCGGTACCCCGCTGTTCCTGGCCGGCGCCACCTTCGCGTACCTGATCCTGCCGACCACGGCGCGGATGCTGGTCTCGTTCACCCCGACCGAAGTGACGCCGATCATGCCGGCCGAGGACTACCTGGACATCGCGACCAGGATGGTCGTGGTGTTCGGTCTGGCCTTCGAGTTCCCGCTGCTGCTCGTCATGCTGAACTTCGGCGGGGTCCTGAGCGGCAAGCGGCTGCGCGGCTGGTGGCGCGGCATGGTCATGGGGATCACCGTCTTCGCGGCCTTCGCCACGCCCAGCGCCGACCCGCTCAGCATGCTCGCGCTGGCGGCGCCGATCTGGGCGCTCTACTTCCTCGCGGTCGGCATCGCGCTGCTCAACGACCGGCGCCGGGCCCGCCGGAACCCGGACGCCGGGCTGAGCGACGAGGAGGCCTCGCACCTCGACCTCTCGATCGAGGAGGTCGGCGCGGCCGAGGCCGTGGAGGCCACGCCGTCACCGATCGCCTCCGCGCCGGTGCCCGCCGCCCGCCATGAGCAGATGGACGACATCACCTGA